The Micromonospora sp. M71_S20 genome has a window encoding:
- the araA gene encoding L-arabinose isomerase, with the protein MATHPQPEVWFLTGSQGLYGEDTLRQVAEQSRQIAAQLDDSPGMPVRVVWKPVLTSSADILRACRDAAAQGAVGVIAWMHTFSPAKMWIAGLDALRTPLLHLHTQANVLLPWDEIDMDFMNLNQAAHGDREFGFIQTRLGVARKTVAGHVSDPRVIARVGAWARAALGYSAMRSLRLARFGDNMRDVAVTEGDKVEAELRFGVSVNTYGVNDLVAVVDQVAEARVDELVTEYDDTFRVDPQLRPSGARHDALRYAARLELGLRSFLDEGGFRAFTTNFEDLGGLRQLPGIAVQRLMADGYGFGGEGDWKTSVLVRTLKAMAVGVPGGTSFMEDYTYDLTPGDELVLGAHMLEVCPTIAGDTPNVEIHPLSIGGREDPVRLVFSAAPGPAVVLGMADLGDRFRLVANEVDVVAPPCPLRRLPVARAVWRPRPHLAGSAEAWITAGGPHHTVLSQAVGVEELHDLAQMTRTELVVIDADTEPRRFADEIRWNQAYYRLARGF; encoded by the coding sequence AAGCCAGGGCCTGTACGGCGAGGACACCCTCCGGCAGGTCGCCGAGCAGTCCCGGCAGATCGCCGCGCAGCTCGACGACTCGCCGGGGATGCCAGTCAGGGTGGTCTGGAAGCCGGTCCTGACCTCCAGTGCCGACATTCTCAGGGCCTGCCGGGACGCGGCAGCGCAGGGAGCCGTCGGGGTGATCGCCTGGATGCACACCTTCTCGCCGGCCAAGATGTGGATCGCCGGCCTGGACGCCCTGCGGACGCCGCTGCTGCACCTGCACACCCAGGCCAACGTCCTCCTGCCGTGGGACGAGATCGACATGGACTTCATGAACCTGAACCAGGCCGCGCACGGCGACCGCGAGTTCGGCTTCATCCAGACCCGGCTCGGCGTGGCCCGTAAGACCGTCGCGGGGCACGTGAGCGACCCGCGGGTGATCGCCCGGGTCGGCGCGTGGGCGCGCGCGGCGCTCGGGTACTCGGCGATGCGGTCGTTGCGGCTGGCCCGCTTCGGCGACAACATGCGCGACGTCGCCGTGACCGAGGGCGACAAGGTCGAGGCGGAGCTGCGGTTCGGCGTCTCGGTCAACACCTACGGCGTCAACGACCTCGTGGCGGTCGTCGACCAGGTGGCCGAGGCGCGGGTCGACGAGCTGGTCACGGAGTACGACGACACGTTCCGCGTCGACCCGCAGCTGCGGCCAAGCGGGGCGCGACACGACGCCCTGCGTTACGCCGCGCGCCTGGAACTGGGCCTGCGTTCCTTCCTCGACGAGGGCGGCTTCCGGGCCTTCACCACGAACTTCGAGGACCTCGGCGGTCTGCGCCAACTGCCCGGCATCGCGGTGCAGCGGCTGATGGCCGACGGTTACGGCTTCGGCGGCGAGGGCGACTGGAAGACCTCCGTCCTGGTCCGCACGCTCAAGGCGATGGCGGTCGGCGTCCCGGGCGGGACCTCGTTCATGGAGGACTACACCTACGACCTCACCCCGGGCGACGAGTTGGTGCTCGGCGCACACATGCTCGAGGTCTGCCCGACGATCGCCGGCGACACGCCGAACGTGGAGATCCACCCGTTGAGCATCGGTGGTCGGGAGGACCCGGTGCGCCTGGTGTTCAGTGCCGCGCCGGGCCCGGCGGTGGTGCTCGGCATGGCGGACCTGGGGGACCGTTTCCGCCTGGTGGCCAACGAGGTGGACGTGGTGGCGCCGCCGTGCCCGCTGCGGAGGCTGCCGGTGGCCCGGGCCGTCTGGCGGCCCCGTCCGCACCTGGCCGGATCGGCGGAGGCGTGGATCACCGCCGGCGGGCCCCACCACACCGTGCTGTCTCAGGCCGTGGGGGTCGAGGAGCTGCACGACCTGGCGCAGATGACCCGTACCGAGCTGGTGGTCATCGATGCCGACACCGAGCCTCGCCGCTTCGCCGACGAGATCCGATGGAACCAGGCGTACTACCGTCTCGCCCGGGGGTTCTGA
- the kdpF gene encoding K(+)-transporting ATPase subunit F, which yields MNAVDAVGLVLALGLGVFMVVALLFPERF from the coding sequence GTGAACGCCGTCGATGCCGTCGGCCTGGTGCTGGCGCTGGGCCTGGGTGTGTTCATGGTCGTCGCGTTGCTGTTCCCGGAGCGCTTCTGA
- a CDS encoding CaiB/BaiF CoA-transferase family protein: MGEQRSGPLSGILVADFSRILAGPYATMLLADLGAEVIKVEGPGGDDTRTWMPPVREGTSTYYLGVNRNKRSIALDLADPADLDVARELVRRADVMIQNFRPGGLRRFGLDYDSVAAVNERIVYASISGFGAGAGASLPGYDLVVQAASGLMSLTGEPDGPPYKAGVAVFDVIAGLHAAVGILAALHHRDRCGTGQHVEVDLLSSALSGLVNQTSGHVAGGATPFRMGNGHPSLFPYEPLPTADGDLVVIAGNDGQFRKLCQVLGLPELPDDPRFGRNQDRTVNREALRPLLVARLVRRTRDEWFRDLRAAGVPCAPINTVAGGVDLARELGLDPVVSAGGVPGIRHPIGLTATPARYDLPPPGLDEHGDEIRNWLAG, encoded by the coding sequence ATGGGGGAGCAACGGTCCGGGCCGCTCAGCGGCATCCTGGTCGCCGACTTCTCGCGGATCCTCGCCGGACCGTACGCGACGATGCTCCTCGCCGACCTCGGCGCCGAGGTGATCAAGGTCGAAGGGCCCGGCGGGGACGACACCCGGACCTGGATGCCGCCCGTGCGCGAGGGCACCTCCACCTACTACCTCGGCGTCAACCGCAACAAGCGGTCCATCGCCCTCGACCTCGCCGACCCCGCCGACCTGGACGTCGCCCGGGAACTCGTGCGCCGCGCCGACGTGATGATCCAGAACTTCCGGCCCGGTGGCCTGCGGCGCTTCGGCCTCGACTACGACAGCGTCGCCGCCGTCAACGAGCGGATCGTCTACGCCTCGATCAGCGGGTTCGGCGCCGGTGCCGGTGCCAGCCTGCCCGGCTACGACCTCGTGGTCCAGGCCGCGTCCGGCCTGATGAGCCTCACCGGCGAGCCGGACGGCCCGCCCTACAAGGCCGGGGTCGCCGTGTTCGACGTGATCGCGGGCCTGCACGCGGCCGTCGGCATCCTCGCCGCCCTGCACCACCGCGACCGCTGCGGCACCGGCCAGCACGTCGAGGTGGACCTGCTCTCCTCCGCGCTGTCCGGCCTGGTCAACCAGACCAGCGGCCACGTCGCCGGTGGCGCGACGCCGTTCCGGATGGGCAACGGGCACCCGAGCCTGTTCCCGTACGAACCGCTGCCCACCGCCGACGGCGACCTCGTCGTCATCGCCGGCAACGACGGCCAGTTCCGTAAGCTGTGCCAGGTCCTCGGCCTGCCGGAACTGCCCGACGACCCCCGGTTCGGGCGCAACCAGGACCGCACGGTCAACCGGGAGGCCCTGCGGCCCCTCCTGGTCGCGCGACTGGTGCGGCGGACCCGCGACGAGTGGTTCCGGGACCTGCGCGCGGCGGGCGTGCCGTGCGCCCCGATCAACACGGTCGCCGGGGGCGTCGACCTGGCCCGGGAACTCGGGCTCGACCCGGTGGTCTCCGCCGGCGGCGTGCCCGGCATCCGCCACCCGATCGGCCTCACCGCCACCCCGGCGCGCTACGACCTGCCGCCGCCCGGGCTCGACGAGCACGGCGACGAGATCCGCAACTGGCTGGCCGGCTGA
- a CDS encoding LacI family DNA-binding transcriptional regulator, producing MTDVARLAGVSHQTVSRVLNGHPNVREQTRLRVQAAIAELGYRPNRAARTLVTGRSQVIGVVAQNTTLYGPASLLAALEQAAAEAGFAVSVGSVSDLDHQSISAAVERHLAHRVAGIVVIAPVESAGEALERLPKDVPLVTVDGDPRRPVPLVTVDQVAGARAATQHLLDAGHRTVWHVSGPADWFDSAGRIDGWRETLQEAGAEVPPLLPADWSAAAGYRCGQMLARMPEVTAVFTANDHLALGVLRALHEHGRRVPDDISVVGFDDVPEAAYFIPPLTTVRPDFAAVARASLELLLAQMESDIVGPLRQTVAPTLVARRSVAAPPRR from the coding sequence ATGACGGACGTGGCTCGCCTCGCAGGCGTCTCCCACCAGACGGTGTCCCGGGTCCTCAACGGGCATCCCAACGTGCGCGAGCAGACCCGGCTGCGGGTCCAGGCGGCCATCGCGGAGCTCGGCTACCGGCCCAACCGCGCGGCCCGGACGCTGGTCACCGGCCGGTCCCAGGTGATCGGCGTGGTCGCACAGAACACCACCCTCTACGGTCCGGCCTCGCTGCTGGCCGCCCTGGAGCAGGCGGCCGCCGAGGCGGGGTTCGCGGTCAGCGTCGGCAGCGTGAGCGACCTCGACCACCAGTCCATCTCTGCGGCGGTGGAGCGGCACCTCGCGCACCGGGTCGCCGGCATCGTGGTGATCGCGCCGGTCGAGTCGGCGGGGGAGGCCCTCGAACGGCTCCCCAAGGACGTTCCGTTGGTCACCGTCGACGGCGACCCGCGCCGTCCGGTGCCCCTGGTGACGGTCGACCAGGTCGCCGGGGCCCGAGCTGCCACGCAGCACCTCCTCGACGCCGGGCACCGGACGGTCTGGCACGTCTCCGGGCCGGCGGACTGGTTCGACAGCGCCGGCCGGATCGACGGATGGCGCGAGACGTTGCAGGAGGCGGGCGCCGAGGTGCCGCCGCTGCTGCCGGCGGACTGGTCGGCGGCCGCGGGGTACCGGTGCGGACAGATGTTGGCGCGGATGCCAGAGGTCACCGCGGTCTTCACCGCCAACGACCATCTGGCGCTCGGTGTGCTGCGGGCGTTGCACGAGCACGGCCGGCGGGTGCCGGACGACATCAGCGTGGTGGGCTTCGACGACGTGCCCGAGGCGGCGTACTTCATCCCGCCGCTGACCACCGTGCGCCCCGACTTCGCCGCGGTCGCCCGAGCGAGTCTGGAACTGCTGCTGGCGCAGATGGAATCCGACATCGTCGGCCCGCTGCGGCAGACGGTCGCGCCCACCCTGGTCGCCCGTCGCAGCGTCGCCGCCCCGCCACGGCGCTGA
- the kdpB gene encoding potassium-transporting ATPase subunit KdpB produces MTIVTRASQARAEPDIPAVRGGRGGGLLDARRLLRSLPDALRKLDPRTLWRNPVMLIVEIGAACTTVLALADPSAFALAVTAWLWLTVLFANLAEAVAEGRGKAQAASLRHAREDTVATRLRGWTPGAAAGTCRDEAVPAPDLAQGDIVLVAAGQLIPGDGDVVEGVASVDESAITGESAPVIRESGGDRSAVTGGTRVLSDRIVVRITQRPGESFVDRMIALVEGANRQKTPNEIALNVLLAALTIVFLLVVATLQPMAVFAKGHQAAAPDNGAITDAGVTGVVLLSLLVCLIPTTIGALLSAIGIAGMDRLVQRNVLAMSGRAVEAAGDVDILLLDKTGTITLGNRQAAGFLPVDGVDVSRVADAAQLASLADETPEGRSVVVLAKDGLGLREREPGLIPHATFVPFTAQTRMSGVDLDADDSVPWPARRIRKGAASAVTAWVREHGGDPTAQLGRIVDEISGVGGTPLVVAEHVDGEPARALGVIHLKDVVKAGMRERFDEMRRMGIRTVMVTGDNPRTAAAIAAEAGVDDFLAEATPEDKLALIRREQQGGRLVAMTGDGTNDAPALAQADVGVAMNTGTSAAKEAGNMVDLDSDPTKLIEIVAIGKQLLITRGALTTFSIANDVAKYFAIIPAMFAGIHPGLDTLNVMRLASPESAILAAVVFNAVVIVALIPLALRGVRYRPASASRLLRRNLLVYGLGGIVVPFLGIKLVDMLLQLVPGVS; encoded by the coding sequence ATGACCATCGTCACGCGGGCATCCCAGGCCCGGGCCGAACCGGACATCCCCGCGGTGCGCGGCGGCCGGGGCGGCGGCCTGCTGGACGCGCGGCGGCTGCTGCGGTCGCTGCCCGACGCGCTGCGCAAGCTCGACCCCCGCACCCTGTGGCGCAACCCCGTGATGCTGATCGTCGAGATCGGTGCGGCCTGCACCACCGTCCTCGCGCTGGCCGACCCGTCGGCGTTCGCGCTGGCCGTGACGGCCTGGCTCTGGCTGACCGTGCTCTTCGCCAACCTGGCCGAGGCCGTGGCCGAGGGCCGCGGCAAGGCCCAGGCGGCCAGCCTGCGCCACGCCCGGGAGGACACCGTCGCCACCCGGCTGCGCGGCTGGACGCCGGGCGCCGCGGCCGGCACCTGCCGGGACGAGGCGGTGCCCGCCCCGGACCTCGCGCAGGGCGACATCGTCCTGGTGGCGGCCGGGCAGCTGATCCCGGGCGACGGCGACGTGGTGGAGGGCGTCGCCAGCGTCGACGAGTCGGCCATCACCGGCGAGTCCGCCCCGGTGATCAGGGAATCCGGCGGCGACCGCAGCGCGGTCACCGGCGGCACCCGGGTGCTCTCCGACCGGATCGTCGTGCGGATCACCCAGCGGCCGGGGGAGAGCTTCGTCGACAGGATGATCGCGCTGGTCGAGGGCGCCAACCGGCAGAAGACGCCGAACGAGATCGCGCTGAACGTCCTGCTCGCCGCGCTCACCATCGTCTTCCTGCTGGTGGTGGCCACCCTCCAGCCGATGGCCGTCTTCGCCAAGGGCCACCAGGCGGCGGCCCCCGACAACGGCGCGATCACCGACGCCGGCGTGACCGGCGTGGTTCTGCTGTCGCTGCTGGTCTGCCTCATCCCCACCACCATCGGCGCGCTCCTGTCGGCCATCGGCATCGCCGGCATGGACCGCCTGGTCCAGCGCAACGTCCTGGCCATGAGCGGCCGCGCCGTGGAGGCCGCCGGTGACGTCGACATCCTGCTGCTGGACAAGACCGGCACCATCACCCTCGGCAACCGGCAGGCCGCCGGCTTCCTGCCCGTTGACGGCGTCGACGTCAGCCGGGTCGCCGACGCGGCGCAGCTGGCCAGCCTCGCCGACGAGACCCCCGAGGGTCGCTCGGTCGTCGTACTGGCCAAGGACGGGTTGGGGCTGCGGGAGCGCGAGCCGGGCCTGATCCCGCACGCCACGTTCGTGCCGTTCACCGCGCAGACCCGGATGAGCGGCGTCGACCTCGACGCCGACGACAGCGTGCCCTGGCCGGCCCGGCGGATCCGCAAGGGCGCCGCCTCCGCCGTCACGGCGTGGGTGCGCGAGCACGGCGGGGACCCCACCGCGCAGCTCGGGCGGATCGTCGACGAGATCAGCGGCGTGGGCGGTACGCCGCTCGTGGTCGCCGAGCACGTCGACGGCGAGCCGGCCCGCGCCCTGGGGGTGATCCACCTCAAGGACGTGGTCAAGGCCGGCATGCGGGAGCGGTTCGACGAGATGCGCCGGATGGGCATCCGCACCGTGATGGTCACCGGCGACAACCCGCGTACGGCCGCGGCGATCGCCGCCGAGGCGGGCGTCGACGACTTCCTCGCCGAGGCGACCCCCGAGGACAAGCTCGCCCTGATCAGGCGCGAGCAGCAGGGCGGGCGGCTGGTGGCGATGACCGGGGACGGCACCAACGACGCCCCCGCCCTCGCCCAGGCCGACGTCGGCGTCGCGATGAACACCGGCACGTCGGCCGCGAAGGAGGCCGGCAACATGGTCGATCTCGACTCCGACCCGACCAAGCTGATCGAGATCGTGGCGATCGGCAAGCAGTTGCTGATCACCCGGGGTGCGCTGACGACGTTCTCCATCGCCAACGACGTGGCGAAGTACTTCGCGATCATCCCCGCGATGTTCGCCGGCATCCACCCGGGCCTCGACACGCTGAACGTCATGCGGCTGGCCAGCCCCGAATCGGCCATCCTCGCCGCGGTCGTCTTCAACGCCGTGGTCATCGTCGCCCTGATCCCGCTGGCCCTGCGCGGCGTGCGCTACCGGCCGGCGTCGGCGTCGCGGCTGCTGCGCCGCAACCTGCTGGTCTACGGCCTCGGCGGCATCGTCGTGCCGTTCCTCGGTATCAAGCTCGTCGACATGCTCCTGCAACTCGTCCCGGGGGTCTCCTGA
- a CDS encoding beta-1,3-glucanase family protein — translation MKLRRRLLAAVSALVAAVPVTLAASPAHAVGPALLPVTVTNSTGRGEAVHLYVIGVQLSSGRLGYVNQGGTFVPWSGGQLPPSPAPDASIPGPGNGGSTTIRFPRGFSGRVYFSFGEKLKFFLTPDGLVQPAPWAAGDANRDILFDWSEFTYNDAGLWLNSSQVDMFAVPHAVTVTGATGVTKRTGDVVAGGRNAIIEGVRSQPGWANTVHTRSDGTVLRVLAPGKAAGAGLFSATYLDSYIASAWNAYTTKTLTVVPFADQPNTRYFGRTSGNVMTFTNSAGQRVASFNRPSSASVWGCDGDLPAPNDPVVGPISRTLCAALNRGTLGTIDTQPSTNAAEFYRNNPTNHYARVIHANMTDGKAYAFAFDDVGAFESLVHDGDPRAAGIVLSPFGATGGGPGNPGGAVPVLSNWNNKCIDVPNANFVDRAQLQMWSCNGTDAQKWTFTGDTVRSQNNKCMDVDGGATGNGAVVQLYTCNGTGAQRFTLTAAGDLVNVQAGRCVDIREWNSADGAKLQLWDCAGTANQKWRKG, via the coding sequence GTGAAGCTACGAAGAAGGCTGCTCGCCGCCGTGTCCGCGCTGGTCGCCGCCGTCCCGGTGACCCTCGCCGCATCCCCCGCCCACGCCGTCGGCCCCGCGCTGCTGCCCGTCACGGTCACCAACAGCACCGGCCGCGGCGAGGCCGTCCACCTGTACGTGATCGGCGTGCAGCTGTCCAGCGGCCGCCTCGGCTACGTCAACCAGGGCGGCACCTTCGTCCCGTGGTCGGGCGGACAGCTCCCGCCGTCGCCCGCGCCGGACGCGTCGATCCCGGGCCCCGGCAACGGCGGCAGCACGACCATCCGGTTCCCGCGCGGGTTCTCTGGCCGCGTCTACTTCTCCTTCGGCGAGAAGCTGAAGTTCTTCCTCACCCCGGACGGCCTGGTCCAACCCGCGCCGTGGGCGGCCGGCGACGCCAACCGCGACATCCTGTTCGACTGGAGCGAGTTCACCTACAACGACGCCGGACTGTGGCTCAACAGCTCGCAGGTCGACATGTTCGCGGTGCCGCACGCGGTCACGGTGACCGGTGCCACCGGCGTCACCAAGCGCACCGGTGACGTCGTCGCGGGAGGCCGCAACGCGATCATCGAGGGCGTCCGGTCCCAGCCGGGCTGGGCCAACACGGTCCACACCCGCTCCGACGGGACGGTGTTGCGGGTGCTCGCGCCCGGCAAGGCGGCCGGCGCCGGCCTGTTCAGCGCCACCTACCTGGACTCCTACATCGCGTCGGCCTGGAACGCGTACACGACCAAAACGCTGACCGTGGTGCCGTTCGCCGACCAGCCGAACACCCGCTACTTCGGGCGGACCTCGGGCAACGTCATGACCTTCACCAACAGCGCCGGCCAGCGGGTCGCCTCCTTCAACCGGCCCTCCTCGGCGAGCGTCTGGGGCTGCGACGGCGACCTGCCCGCACCCAACGACCCGGTCGTCGGCCCGATCTCCCGGACGCTCTGCGCCGCGCTGAACCGGGGCACGCTCGGCACCATCGACACCCAGCCCAGCACCAACGCCGCCGAGTTCTACCGCAACAACCCGACGAACCACTACGCCCGCGTCATCCACGCCAACATGACCGACGGCAAGGCGTACGCCTTCGCCTTCGACGACGTCGGCGCGTTCGAGTCCCTGGTCCACGACGGCGACCCCCGCGCGGCCGGGATCGTCCTGAGCCCGTTCGGCGCCACCGGTGGCGGACCGGGGAACCCCGGCGGCGCGGTACCCGTGCTGAGCAACTGGAACAACAAGTGCATCGACGTGCCGAACGCGAACTTCGTCGACCGCGCGCAGTTGCAGATGTGGAGCTGCAACGGCACCGACGCGCAGAAGTGGACGTTCACCGGCGACACCGTGCGCAGCCAGAACAACAAGTGCATGGACGTCGACGGCGGCGCGACCGGCAACGGCGCGGTCGTCCAGCTCTACACGTGCAACGGTACGGGCGCGCAGCGGTTCACCCTGACCGCGGCCGGTGACCTGGTCAACGTCCAGGCCGGCAGGTGCGTCGACATCCGGGAGTGGAACAGCGCCGACGGCGCGAAGCTCCAGCTCTGGGACTGCGCGGGCACCGCCAACCAGAAGTGGCGCAAGGGCTGA
- a CDS encoding family 43 glycosylhydrolase yields the protein MQPPRPPRPSGRVTRRTAGTRRAGRRTAPRLRSALTTMMLVLAMGVGLPMAGPAHAAPAVNYTNPLAEQRADPHIFKHTDGYYYMTATVPQYDRIVLRRASTLQGLATATETTIWYRHTSGEMGAHIWAPEIHFINNRWYVYFAAGRTDDVWRIRMYVLENANPDPRTGSWTERGRITTPWDTFSLDASTFVANGVRYLTWAQQEPGISTNSNVYIARMGGNPWQITGTVTRLVVPTYDWETRGFRVAEGPAVIQRDGRLFLTYSASATDANYCLGMLSASATANLLDAASWRKSPTPVFASNPATGQYGPGHNSFTVSEDGQSDILVYHDRNYRDIVGDPLDDPNRRTRIQKVYWNADGTPNFGIPVPDGPTPVRLRSHDLTTSYVRHYDHRARVEPDVASLADSQFRVVTGLAGAGSVSLESTNFPGHYLRHRDFALYVERDDGSALFRGDASFHRRPGLANAAGLSLESQNFPGRYVRHRAGLLQLEAVGSSAERASATFHLE from the coding sequence ATGCAGCCACCCCGTCCACCCCGCCCCTCGGGCCGGGTCACCCGCCGAACCGCCGGTACGCGGCGCGCCGGCCGCCGTACCGCGCCCCGCCTGCGGTCGGCCCTGACCACGATGATGCTGGTCCTCGCCATGGGGGTCGGCCTGCCGATGGCCGGGCCGGCGCATGCCGCGCCGGCGGTGAACTACACCAACCCGCTGGCGGAGCAGCGGGCCGACCCGCACATCTTCAAGCACACCGACGGCTACTACTACATGACCGCGACGGTGCCGCAGTACGACCGGATCGTGCTGCGCCGGGCCAGCACGTTGCAGGGACTGGCGACGGCGACGGAGACGACGATCTGGTACCGGCACACCAGCGGGGAGATGGGCGCCCACATCTGGGCACCGGAGATCCATTTCATCAACAACAGGTGGTACGTCTACTTCGCCGCGGGCCGGACCGACGACGTGTGGCGGATCCGGATGTACGTGCTGGAGAACGCGAACCCGGACCCGCGTACCGGGTCGTGGACCGAACGCGGCCGGATCACGACGCCGTGGGACACCTTCAGCCTGGACGCCTCGACCTTCGTGGCCAACGGGGTGCGCTATCTGACCTGGGCGCAGCAGGAGCCGGGCATCTCCACCAACTCCAACGTCTACATCGCCCGGATGGGCGGCAACCCGTGGCAGATCACCGGCACGGTGACCCGGCTCGTCGTGCCGACGTACGACTGGGAGACCCGCGGTTTCCGGGTGGCCGAGGGACCGGCCGTCATCCAGCGTGACGGACGCCTCTTCCTGACCTACTCGGCCAGCGCGACGGACGCCAACTACTGCCTCGGGATGCTGAGCGCCTCCGCCACCGCGAACCTGCTCGACGCCGCCTCCTGGCGCAAGAGCCCGACCCCGGTGTTCGCCAGCAACCCGGCCACCGGTCAGTACGGCCCCGGCCACAACTCGTTCACCGTCTCGGAGGACGGGCAGAGCGACATCCTGGTCTACCACGACCGCAACTACCGGGACATCGTCGGCGACCCGCTCGACGATCCGAACCGGCGGACCAGGATCCAGAAGGTGTACTGGAACGCCGACGGTACCCCGAACTTCGGCATCCCGGTGCCCGACGGGCCCACGCCCGTTCGGCTGCGCTCGCACGACCTGACCACCAGCTACGTCCGGCACTACGACCACCGGGCCCGCGTCGAGCCGGACGTGGCCAGCCTGGCCGACTCGCAGTTCCGTGTCGTCACCGGCCTCGCCGGCGCCGGATCGGTGTCGCTGGAGTCGACCAACTTCCCGGGCCACTACCTGCGCCACCGCGACTTCGCCCTGTACGTCGAGCGCGACGACGGCTCGGCCCTGTTCCGCGGCGACGCGAGCTTTCACCGTCGGCCCGGCCTGGCCAACGCGGCCGGGCTCTCCCTGGAGTCGCAGAACTTCCCGGGCCGGTACGTGCGCCACCGGGCCGGACTGCTCCAGTTGGAGGCGGTGGGTTCGAGCGCCGAGCGTGCCTCCGCCACCTTCCACCTGGAGTAG
- the kdpA gene encoding potassium-transporting ATPase subunit KdpA, which produces MSTTAAGALFVMSLVVALVAVHRPFGDHLYRAVAGTRHSRLERGIFRLVGVDPAAGQTWGVYARGVLAFSAVSILFLYAFQRWQDHLWLSLGRDPVVAHGAWNTAVSFVTNTNWQWYPGESTMGHLVQMAGLAVQNFVSAAVGIAVAVALVRGFVRARTGELGNFWVDLTRITLRVLLPVAVVGALVLMAGGVVQNLSGGTDVATLAGGAQTVTGGPVASQEVIKQLGTNGGGFYNANSAHPFENPTPWTNWIEIFLILLIPFSLPRVFGRMVGQTRQGHAIVAVMAVLAIASVTLTNAFELAAGGTVPQSVGAALEGKEVRFDVSNSATFAAATTLTSTGAVNSFHDSYTALGGMMTLGNMMLGEVAPGGVGAGLYGMLVLALITVFVAGLMVGRSPEYVGKRIGSREIRLASLYFLVTPALVLVGTAAAFATGNHVTALNVGPHGLTEVLYAFTSASNNNGSAFAGITVSTPWWNTALGLCMLLGRFLPIIFVLALAGSLARQRPVPASAGTLPTHRPLFVAMVAGVTVILVALTFLPALALGPLAEGL; this is translated from the coding sequence ATGTCCACGACGGCAGCCGGCGCCCTCTTCGTCATGTCCCTGGTGGTGGCCCTGGTCGCCGTCCACCGGCCGTTCGGCGACCACCTGTATCGGGCGGTCGCCGGGACCCGGCACTCGCGCCTCGAGCGCGGTATCTTCCGCCTGGTGGGGGTCGACCCGGCCGCCGGGCAGACCTGGGGCGTGTACGCCCGGGGCGTACTGGCCTTCTCCGCCGTGTCGATCCTGTTCCTGTACGCCTTCCAGCGGTGGCAGGACCACCTGTGGCTGTCGCTCGGCCGCGACCCGGTCGTCGCCCACGGCGCCTGGAACACGGCGGTGTCGTTCGTGACCAACACGAACTGGCAGTGGTACCCGGGCGAGTCGACGATGGGCCACCTGGTGCAGATGGCCGGCCTGGCGGTGCAGAACTTCGTCTCCGCCGCCGTCGGGATCGCCGTGGCGGTGGCCCTGGTCCGTGGCTTCGTCCGTGCCCGCACCGGTGAGCTGGGCAACTTCTGGGTCGACCTGACCCGGATCACGCTGCGGGTCCTGCTGCCCGTCGCGGTCGTCGGGGCGCTGGTGCTGATGGCCGGCGGGGTGGTGCAGAACCTCTCCGGCGGCACCGACGTCGCCACCCTGGCCGGTGGCGCCCAGACCGTCACCGGCGGGCCGGTGGCCAGCCAGGAAGTGATCAAGCAGCTCGGCACCAACGGCGGTGGCTTCTACAACGCCAACAGCGCGCACCCCTTCGAGAACCCGACCCCCTGGACGAACTGGATCGAGATCTTCCTGATCCTGCTGATCCCGTTCAGCCTGCCGCGCGTCTTCGGCCGGATGGTCGGCCAGACCCGGCAGGGCCACGCGATCGTCGCGGTCATGGCCGTCCTCGCGATCGCGAGCGTCACGTTGACCAACGCCTTCGAGCTCGCCGCCGGCGGCACCGTCCCGCAGTCCGTCGGTGCCGCGCTGGAGGGCAAGGAGGTCCGCTTCGACGTGTCGAACTCGGCCACCTTCGCCGCCGCGACGACGCTCACCTCGACCGGGGCGGTGAACTCGTTCCACGACTCGTACACCGCGCTGGGGGGCATGATGACGCTGGGCAACATGATGCTAGGCGAGGTCGCGCCGGGCGGCGTCGGCGCCGGCCTCTACGGAATGCTGGTCCTCGCCCTGATCACGGTGTTCGTGGCCGGGCTCATGGTCGGCCGCAGCCCCGAGTACGTGGGCAAGAGGATCGGCTCGCGCGAGATCCGCCTGGCCTCGCTGTATTTCCTGGTCACCCCGGCCCTCGTGCTGGTCGGCACCGCCGCCGCCTTCGCCACCGGCAACCACGTGACCGCGCTGAACGTCGGCCCGCACGGCCTCACCGAGGTGCTCTACGCGTTCACCTCGGCCAGCAACAACAACGGCTCGGCCTTCGCCGGCATCACGGTGAGCACGCCGTGGTGGAACACCGCACTGGGCCTGTGCATGCTGCTCGGCCGGTTCCTGCCGATCATCTTCGTGCTCGCCCTGGCCGGCTCGCTGGCCCGCCAGCGCCCCGTGCCCGCCTCCGCGGGCACCCTGCCGACCCACCGCCCCCTGTTCGTCGCGATGGTCGCCGGCGTCACGGTGATCCTCGTGGCGCTGACCTTCCTGCCCGCGCTCGCGCTCGGCCCGCTGGCCGAAGGGCTGTGA